The genomic stretch AGCAATTTGTTTATATGTATTTTGTAACTTTACAGAGCTTTCCATCGATGAAGCTGTTGCTTTGTTTCGAACAAAGATGAACGAACTGTGCGCTTCTGGCCATTTTAAGTCGGACTTTTTAAAATCAAGCATCGATTACATTTGCTTAACCGTGATACAACACTATCACCTGTTTGTTTATGCTTTGTGTTACCAACGCGACGAGCAAGTACATGTTTACGAAGCTCTCGTAGAAGTACCACCACGTGGTATTGCACCACTGTCAGCAAGTACTCCTGCGGATGTATGGACGCGTCAGCAGAAAATCAAGGAGGAAGATTTCAAGTTCTTAGCTCAAGAACAGGTTAGTGAACCAATCGAATTTATTGTTTAAAGCTTAATTAAAAGATAGACCGGGGGACGTAGGAAAAGTGGACAAACTCTAAAAACCTTTGTATTCTCGCATCCGTATGGTGATGTATAAGAAACCGAGTCTTgacttatttttttcaattccaAATCTTTAACAGTTCtatttgttgctgacgtcagcatttttagaTCTTTGAAAGCCCTGGTGTGAATGGCTCTCACCCAGGTATTCTAAGAATAGTGCTTTCTCAAGCCATTAGCTGCGGAGCATCGGTTGTTAGTGCTAACTATCAATCCTGAAAAATGGCTAAAAAACTTCCCGGTCTCATAAGATTTGCCCTAATGCTAAAGGAATTACTTAAATAGCTAACGCAAAAACGATCCCTGTATACGTAACAAAAAGttcgaaaaaaaatgttatgatttttataacattaaaatttaaaatactttCCTGCTACAGACAATAAGAGGTGTGGGAGGATGTCTTCTCATATAACGCCTTTTATAAATTGCAGATGCTGAACGCTACCTTATGCAGCACCACTGAAACAACTGTTAAAGAACTTGAATCGTATATGAAGTCATTAGAAGAACTTTGCTCAGACACAGTCACAGTCAATGAAATTTCCGAGATTGTAAACTCAATCATTAAAAAACACGGCGATTTAACGGCAGCCGAACTGGATTGCGCTTTGGAACGGAGTAAGCGCCTGGTCATGCTAGAGCACGAGAAGAAGAAACTAACGAATAATGCTTTAGGAAAATGTTCGCAGATGAAGACTGCTTCAATAAGTAGATCCAAATCACCAGCATCGAATCGTAAAGTCCGTTGAAGTTTTGTTATACATGTGTAGACTATCTATAGTTGTAAGGAGTAAGGAGAGGAAACCACCGCAAGTTCTGTACTTGTACTCCTacttctgtattttttttacttgtattcgaaaagttaattttaacaaaaaaaaaaattgaacaaagaAAGGTCTATTTTGAACAAGGATAGGTTAGGGTTAGGGATTTGAACAAAGAAAGGTCTTTTGGTGATTCGCAAAAGTTAATGGTCACGATTTGTTCCATTTACAGTAGTTTCTGTCTGCGTGTTTCTTTTTCTGATGCAAATATTATTCGCCACTCATTGACGGCTAGAGTGTATTTTATCGTACTATCAACCTTGTGTCTTTAGCTTGTACAACGACATGGTGTTTAATCAAAAAGTTACGATGTTTGATGTAAATAAAGTTAAATAATATATGTTAATTTATTCCTTtatgtaaatataaaatatatgtatatgtttTCAAGTTTATAATCCAAATATGTGTTATATTAAATCAGAAACTGCGTATTGTCATTTTAACCCAAGTGGAGGAATGTTCTACAAATTTGCTACTAATCaatgttttgttacaaaaatgctCAAAAGAATATCTGGTGATGGCTTGATAACATTTGACCTTAAAAAGGGTGCaattttgattattttaaattttagcacTAATGTTCTTTGTGAAGATTGATAAA from Hydractinia symbiolongicarpus strain clone_291-10 chromosome 12, HSymV2.1, whole genome shotgun sequence encodes the following:
- the LOC130622113 gene encoding uncharacterized protein C8orf74-like — encoded protein: MLEDALLDCFHFLHKEGLPEYNMKIFLKFFFNLLKETVFAELSIDEAVALFRTKMNELCASGHFKSDFLKSSIDYICLTVIQHYHLFVYALCYQRDEQVHVYEALVEVPPRGIAPLSASTPADVWTRQQKIKEEDFKFLAQEQMLNATLCSTTETTVKELESYMKSLEELCSDTVTVNEISEIVNSIIKKHGDLTAAELDCALERSKRLVMLEHEKKKLTNNALGKCSQMKTASISRSKSPASNRKVR